One part of the Triticum urartu cultivar G1812 unplaced genomic scaffold, Tu2.1 TuUngrouped_contig_4814, whole genome shotgun sequence genome encodes these proteins:
- the LOC125528356 gene encoding probable protein phosphatase 2C 27 — MCVEGFEDAQIERPADFAMERVCENTVSIDFKQAKMVAGIGESWHNFVPAIRSGDWSDIGGRDYMEDAHVCIPNLAKNFGYNMVDDEVISFYGVFDGHGGKDAAQYVRDNLPRVIVEDAAFPLELEKAVRRSFVQTDSQFAEKCSLQDGLSSGTTALTAMIFGRSLLVANAGDCRAVLSRRGAAIEMSKDHRTCCLNERKRVESLGGYVDDGYLNGQLAVTRALGDWHLDGLKEIGEPGGPLSAEPELKMITLTKDDEFLIIGSDGIWDYFSNQNSVDFARRRLQEHNDLRRCCKEIVEEAIRRGATDNLTAVMVSFHQEAPPQIRVNRAGRVERSISAEGLHSLRVLLEGQ, encoded by the exons ATGGAGAGAGTCTGTGAAAACACAGTGTCCATTGATTTCAAGCAAGCCAAGATGGTGGCTGGGATTGGAGAGAGCTGGCACAATTTTGTCCCAGCTATCCGATCAGGGGATTGGTCTGACATTGGTGGCCGTGATTACATGGAAGATGCGCATGTCTGCATCCCCAACCTAGCCAAGAACTTTGGGTACAACATGGTGGATGATGAAGTTATTTCCTTCTATGGG GTGTTTGATGGACATGGTGGAAAAGATGCCGCACAGTATGTTCGCGACAACTTGCCACGGGTCATTGTGGAAGATGCTGCTTTTCCTCTTGAGCTCGAGAAGGCAGTCAGGAGGTCGTTTGTGCAAACTGACAGTCAGTTTGCAGAGAAGTGCTCTCTACAGGATGGGCTTTCTTCTGGAACAACTGCACTTACAGCAATGATTTTTGGGAG GTCTCTTCTGGTCGCAAATGCTGGTGATTGCCGAGCGGTCCTCTCCCGGCGCGGCGCCGCAATCGAAATGTCCAAGGACCACAGGACCTGCTGCCTGAATGAAAGAAAGCGGGTCGAATCCCTAGGCGGCTACGTCGACGACGGCTATCTGAACGGCCAGCTAGCGGTCACCAGAGCGCTGGGTGACTGGCACCTCGACGGCCTGAAGGAGATAGGCGAGCCGGGAGGCCCGCTGAGCGCAGAACCGGAGCTCAAGATGATCACGCTGACCAAGGACGATGAGTTCCTCATCATCGGCAGCGACGGCATCTGGGACTACTTCTCCAACCAGAACTCGGTGGACTTTGCGCGGCGGAGGCTCCAGGAGCACAACGACCTCCGGCGGTGCTGCAAGGAGATCGTGGAGGAGGCGATCCGGCGGGGCGCCACTGACAACCTGACGGCGGTCATGGTCTCCTTCCACCAGGAGGCCCCTCCCCAGATCAGGGTGAACAGGGCGGGCAGGGTCGAGCGGAGCATCTCGGCCGAGGGGCTCCATAGCCTCAGGGTGCTCCTGGAAGGCCAGTGA